The Ralstonia pickettii DTP0602 genome segment CAGCATCAGCATGCCGAGCTTGGCCATGTCGATGGAGCGCAGCCGCAGCCCCCAGCCGCCTGAGACCGCGCCTTTGCCGTCGGCACCGTCCCAGCGGTAGTGGCTCATGCCGAGCGGGCCGAACAAGCGGGCTTTTGCATACTGGTCTTCAGGCTGCCCGGCGGCCTGCGTGATGGCGGCGCCGACCAGCACGGGGTTGACGTCGATGTAGTCGAACTCGGCGCCGGCCTTGGTGCGCACCGCGGCGGTGGCCGCCACGCGCAGCCGGTCTGGCACGCCGTAGTAGAGCGTGTCGGTGCCTTCCACCAGCTTGTACGACAGGCCGCTGGACATCGACATCAAATGGCGCAACTGGATCGCCTGCTTGTCTGCCAGCGCGCTGGCGAGGTCGGGACGCGCGGCGGCCAGGCGCGGCGCGGGCGAGTCTTCGGCGCTCAGCTTGCCGTCTCCGACCAGCGTGCCGACCAGCAGCGCGCTGATGAACTTGGTGACGGAGTACAGCTCGTGGTTGTAGTCGCGCGACAGGCCGTCGCCATAGCGCTCGAACACCAGCTTGCCGTCCTTGATGACGAGCAGGCTGCGCACATCGAGCTTGTCGCGGCGGATCCATTCGGACAGTGCGACGAGTTTTGCCGAATCGACGCCGACGGCTTCGGGTTGTGCCGTTGGCAGTCCGTCACCGACGGGTGCCGATGGGGCTGCCGGCGTGGCATGTGCCTGCGCGGCGCCCAGCACGAGCAAGGCGGCAGCCAGCATACGTGGGAAGCGGGTCATGACATGTCTCCTCCAACGCCGCGCCGGCAGGAGCAGGCGCAGCGTGGATGGTATGCCTTGCACGAGGCAAGGCGTGAGTGAGGGTCTTATTGGATGTGTGAGTCGAAGCTGCGGGTCGCGATCAGACCGGGATCTTGGTCTCGTAGTCGATCGCGGTCGATGCCAGCAGCAGACCGACGCCGGCCGCGGCGAAGAACATCAGCGCCAGGAAG includes the following:
- a CDS encoding beta-lactamase — protein: MTRFPRMLAAALLVLGAAQAHATPAAPSAPVGDGLPTAQPEAVGVDSAKLVALSEWIRRDKLDVRSLLVIKDGKLVFERYGDGLSRDYNHELYSVTKFISALLVGTLVGDGKLSAEDSPAPRLAAARPDLASALADKQAIQLRHLMSMSSGLSYKLVEGTDTLYYGVPDRLRVAATAAVRTKAGAEFDYIDVNPVLVGAAITQAAGQPEDQYAKARLFGPLGMSHYRWDGADGKGAVSGGWGLRLRSIDMAKLGMLMLNQGRWNGQQIVPASWVERMTTPAGPAKDYGFYCWVNNIVQSEREFSAMGYKGQFITVLPQQNAVIVMNSIMSTQGGLRDAAYLDLYRRMVNEYVLPALQAGKSVRPDAARQAALQKELQLARASHGVPGTALAFNDKPEQ